A DNA window from Stenotrophomonas sp. 57 contains the following coding sequences:
- a CDS encoding error-prone DNA polymerase produces the protein MHSELPGYAELHCLSAFSFQRGASIAEELFARAAGQGYRALAITDECSLAGIVRAWQAAKTHGVALIVGAEFQVEDGPKLALLCTDQTAYAGLCQLITTCRRRAAKGEYRCLRDDLLGLPDGLLCLWLDRQPAATELELLRAGFDDRLWLAVELHHEHDDARRLQQLQSFGERHRLPLVASGDVHMHVRRRRALQDTLTAIRHRCSVAEAGWRLFPNGERHLRPRTALAQLYPPELLAETLRIAERCHFTLEQLQYTYPRELVPEGHDPDSWLRELVEEKIPWRWPEGVKDAQRKQIEHELALIREKNYASYFLTVHDIVRFARSQDILCQGRGSAANSTVCFVLGVTEIDPARSNLLFERFISAERNEPPDIDIDFEHERREEVLQYVFKRYGRERAALTAVAISYRGRSAIRDVARALGLPMDQVNELGAAMDHWGGSIPLPDTLRERGFDPGTPLMRRLLSLTDELIDFPRHLSQHPGGFVISEHPLSTLVPVENAAMADRTVIQWDKDDLDATGLMKVDCLALGMLTAIRKCLAMLKQHGLHEGRMDAIPPKDAKTFDMICAADTIGVFQIESRAQMAMLPRMQPRTFYDLVIEVAIVRPGPIQGDMVHPYLERRRILRERGPDALNDPDNPLYPPQLERVFARTLGVPLFQEQVMQLAVEAAGYTPGQADALRRSMAAWKRRGGLEPHREKLLAGMLKNGFSREYGEHLFEQIKGFGDYGFPESHAASFALLTYNSCWLKCHHPAAFTASLINSQPLGFYSPDQLLQDARRHGIRVLPVDVRHSDWDCTLDFSKGPAAIRLGLRLIDGCNEAAVQAITRERARRPFDDVGDLCQRTALDRRHQGLLADAGALRGLSGHRHRARWDISGVEHRLPLFDQTHATTEARVPLPLPSAWDDMQADYRSTGTTLGRHPISFLRVQLRSRGCLDAAQLAGHGHGRRVRIAGLVRMRQRPQTASGVTFLTLEDETGMVNAVVWRHLADRQHRVLVDTQLMQIDGRLERVDGVQHVIVQRMHCLDELLQGLRSHSRDFH, from the coding sequence ATGCACAGTGAACTGCCCGGCTACGCCGAACTGCACTGCCTGTCGGCCTTCAGCTTCCAGCGTGGCGCCTCGATCGCCGAAGAACTGTTCGCGCGCGCCGCCGGCCAGGGCTACCGCGCGTTGGCGATCACCGACGAATGCTCGCTGGCGGGCATCGTGCGCGCCTGGCAGGCCGCGAAGACGCATGGCGTGGCGCTGATCGTCGGCGCCGAATTCCAGGTCGAGGATGGGCCGAAACTGGCCCTGCTGTGCACCGACCAAACCGCCTATGCCGGGCTCTGCCAGTTGATCACCACCTGCCGGCGACGGGCGGCCAAGGGCGAGTACCGCTGCCTGCGCGACGATCTGCTCGGCCTGCCCGACGGCCTGCTGTGCCTGTGGCTGGACCGGCAACCGGCGGCCACCGAGCTGGAACTGCTGCGTGCCGGCTTCGATGATCGCCTGTGGCTGGCAGTGGAGCTGCATCACGAACACGACGATGCGCGCCGCCTGCAGCAGCTGCAGTCCTTCGGCGAACGCCATCGCCTGCCGCTGGTGGCCAGTGGTGATGTGCACATGCATGTACGCCGCCGCCGCGCCCTGCAGGACACGCTGACCGCGATCCGCCACCGCTGCAGCGTGGCCGAAGCCGGTTGGCGCCTGTTTCCCAACGGCGAGCGCCACCTGCGCCCGCGTACCGCGCTGGCCCAGCTGTATCCGCCCGAACTGCTGGCCGAGACCCTGCGCATCGCCGAGCGCTGCCACTTCACCCTCGAGCAGCTGCAGTACACCTACCCGCGCGAACTGGTGCCGGAGGGCCACGACCCGGACAGCTGGCTGCGCGAGCTGGTCGAAGAAAAGATTCCATGGCGTTGGCCAGAAGGCGTCAAGGACGCGCAGCGCAAGCAGATCGAACATGAGCTGGCGTTGATCCGCGAGAAAAACTACGCCTCCTACTTCCTTACTGTGCATGACATCGTGCGCTTCGCCCGCAGCCAGGACATCCTCTGCCAGGGGCGTGGCTCGGCGGCCAATTCGACGGTGTGCTTTGTGCTGGGCGTGACCGAGATCGATCCTGCGCGCAGCAATCTGTTGTTTGAACGCTTCATCTCCGCCGAGCGCAATGAGCCGCCGGACATCGACATCGACTTCGAGCACGAGCGCCGCGAGGAAGTGCTGCAGTACGTGTTCAAGCGCTATGGCCGTGAGCGCGCCGCACTGACCGCAGTAGCAATCAGCTACCGTGGCCGCAGCGCGATCCGCGACGTGGCCCGTGCGCTCGGCCTGCCGATGGACCAGGTCAACGAACTTGGCGCTGCGATGGACCACTGGGGTGGCAGCATCCCGCTGCCGGACACCCTGCGCGAGCGCGGCTTCGACCCCGGCACGCCGCTGATGCGGCGGCTGCTGTCACTGACCGATGAGCTGATCGACTTTCCGCGCCACCTGTCTCAGCATCCGGGCGGTTTCGTCATCTCCGAGCATCCGCTGTCGACCCTGGTGCCGGTGGAAAACGCGGCGATGGCCGACCGCACCGTCATCCAGTGGGACAAGGACGATCTGGATGCCACTGGCCTGATGAAGGTCGACTGCCTGGCGCTGGGCATGCTCACCGCCATCCGCAAATGCCTGGCGATGCTGAAGCAGCACGGCCTGCATGAAGGACGCATGGATGCGATCCCGCCCAAGGATGCAAAGACCTTCGACATGATCTGCGCCGCCGACACCATCGGCGTGTTCCAGATCGAATCGCGCGCACAGATGGCGATGCTGCCGCGCATGCAGCCACGCACGTTCTATGACCTGGTGATCGAGGTGGCGATCGTGCGCCCTGGCCCGATCCAGGGCGACATGGTGCACCCCTATCTGGAGCGGCGGAGGATCCTACGCGAGCGAGGCCCGGATGCACTGAACGACCCGGACAACCCGCTCTATCCACCGCAACTGGAACGCGTTTTCGCACGCACGCTGGGCGTTCCGCTGTTCCAGGAACAGGTGATGCAGCTGGCGGTGGAAGCGGCCGGCTACACGCCGGGCCAGGCCGATGCCCTGCGCCGTTCGATGGCGGCGTGGAAGCGCCGTGGCGGCCTGGAGCCGCATCGTGAGAAGCTGCTGGCCGGCATGCTCAAGAACGGCTTCAGCCGCGAGTACGGCGAGCACCTGTTCGAGCAGATCAAGGGCTTCGGTGATTACGGTTTCCCGGAAAGCCATGCTGCCAGCTTCGCCCTGCTGACCTATAACAGCTGCTGGCTGAAGTGCCATCACCCCGCCGCGTTCACCGCCAGCCTGATCAACAGCCAACCGCTGGGGTTCTACAGCCCCGACCAGCTGCTGCAGGATGCACGCCGCCATGGCATCCGCGTGCTGCCGGTGGACGTGCGCCACAGCGACTGGGACTGCACCCTGGATTTCAGCAAGGGACCGGCGGCGATCCGGCTCGGCCTGCGCCTGATCGACGGCTGCAACGAAGCGGCCGTGCAGGCCATCACGCGCGAGCGTGCGCGGCGCCCGTTCGACGATGTCGGTGACCTGTGCCAGCGTACCGCCCTGGACCGCCGCCATCAGGGCCTGCTGGCCGATGCCGGTGCGCTGCGCGGGCTCAGCGGCCATCGCCATCGCGCACGCTGGGATATCTCCGGTGTAGAACACCGGCTGCCACTGTTCGACCAGACCCACGCCACCACCGAAGCCCGCGTGCCGTTGCCACTGCCCAGCGCATGGGACGACATGCAGGCCGATTACCGCAGCACCGGCACCACCCTCGGCCGCCATCCGATCTCGTTCCTGCGTGTGCAACTGCGCAGTCGCGGTTGCCTGGATGCCGCACAACTGGCGGGGCACGGCCATGGCCGCCGCGTGCGCATCGCCGGCCTGGTACGCATGCGCCAGCGCCCGCAGACCGCCAGCGGCGTGACCTTCCTCACCCTCGAAGACGAGACCGGCATGGTCAATGCGGTGGTCTGGCGGCATCTGGCCGACCGCCAGCACCGGGTGCTGGTCGACACCCAGCTGATGCAGATCGACGGCCGCCTGGAACGCGTTGATGGCGTGCAGCATGTCATCGTGCAGCGCATGCACTGCCTGGATGAGCTGCTGCAGGGCCTGCGCAGCCACAGCCGCGATTTTCACTGA
- the ptsJ gene encoding transcriptional regulator PtsJ yields MKITGHSAESIFDSIRDGIGKGRLPAGSVLPPVRDLADQLGVNRNTVAAAYKRLDAAGLASTAGRRGTVVRGLPPMLAREGSTPGLALQDLAGGNPDPRLLPSLRLAAAAPRLYGVGTVDPRLQALARASLDVDCPDGYALELTHGAVDGIERLLAAWLLPGDRIAVEDPCFLGSLNVLNAVGHAPLPVAVDEHGMQVESLRQALESGARAVLLTPRAHNPTGASLDAKRARALRQLLAAYPQVAVLIDDHYALLSQQAYHSVLPLDGRRWALLRSLSKPLGPDLRLAWLACDEETAMRLRLRLASGTGWVSHLLQDAATSVLASASQRAKIASAGECYQQRLQSLQTLLHARGLPTAQPMEGLNLWLPLQADSHPQVLALASRGWHVRAGEVFAVAAPGHGLRITCAALGAAQLRHLADDLAAVCGV; encoded by the coding sequence ATGAAAATCACCGGGCATAGCGCCGAGTCGATCTTCGACAGCATCCGCGATGGCATCGGCAAGGGCCGTCTGCCAGCCGGCAGCGTGCTGCCGCCGGTGCGCGATCTGGCCGATCAGCTGGGGGTCAATCGCAACACCGTGGCTGCCGCCTACAAGCGATTGGACGCGGCGGGCCTGGCCAGCACCGCGGGCCGGCGCGGCACGGTGGTGCGTGGCCTGCCGCCGATGCTGGCGCGCGAGGGCAGTACGCCGGGGTTGGCGTTGCAGGACCTGGCCGGTGGCAACCCGGATCCGCGCCTGCTGCCCAGCCTGCGCCTGGCCGCAGCGGCACCGCGGCTGTATGGCGTGGGTACAGTCGACCCGCGACTGCAGGCGTTGGCACGCGCTTCGCTGGATGTGGACTGCCCTGATGGGTACGCGCTGGAGCTGACCCATGGCGCGGTCGATGGCATCGAACGCCTGCTGGCGGCGTGGCTGCTGCCGGGCGATCGCATCGCGGTGGAAGATCCGTGCTTTCTTGGCAGCCTGAATGTGCTCAACGCCGTGGGCCACGCGCCGTTGCCGGTGGCGGTGGATGAACACGGTATGCAGGTCGAATCGCTGCGGCAGGCACTGGAGAGCGGCGCACGCGCGGTGCTGTTGACCCCACGGGCGCACAATCCGACCGGGGCCAGCCTGGATGCGAAGCGGGCACGCGCATTGCGCCAGCTGCTGGCCGCCTATCCGCAGGTGGCGGTGTTGATCGACGATCACTACGCACTGCTCTCGCAGCAGGCCTATCACTCGGTGCTGCCGCTGGATGGCCGGCGCTGGGCGCTGCTGCGCTCGCTGTCCAAGCCGCTGGGCCCGGACCTGCGGCTGGCCTGGCTGGCCTGCGATGAAGAGACTGCGATGCGGCTGCGGTTGCGGTTGGCGTCCGGTACTGGCTGGGTCAGTCACCTGCTGCAGGATGCGGCGACGTCGGTACTGGCGTCGGCGTCGCAACGGGCGAAGATCGCCTCGGCGGGGGAGTGTTACCAGCAGCGGCTGCAGTCATTGCAGACGCTGCTGCATGCGCGTGGCCTGCCGACGGCACAGCCGATGGAAGGATTGAACCTGTGGCTGCCGTTGCAGGCCGACAGCCATCCCCAGGTGCTGGCACTGGCTTCGCGCGGATGGCATGTGCGCGCGGGTGAGGTGTTCGCGGTGGCGGCGCCGGGGCATGGCCTGCGCATCACCTGCGCGGCACTGGGGGCGGCGCAGTTGCGGCACTTGGCCGATGACCTCGCGGCGGTGTGTGGGGTGTAG
- a CDS encoding YggS family pyridoxal phosphate-dependent enzyme: protein MPLAAADWPVAQSVEQIAANLVTVRQRIADACARVGRDPASVRLLPVSKTVDDARIRMAVAAGCHELGENKVQEAQRKAETMADLDVHWSVIGHLQTNKARYVARFASEFQALDSLRVAEALQQRLQLEDRTLDVFVQVNTSAEPSKYGLEPDAVEAFVQQLPAFDRLRVRGLMTLAIFTPEVERVRACFVRLRELRDQLQHTAPPGIDLPQLSMGMSGDFEVAIEEGATVVRVGQAIFGARATPDSIYWPNSGAPA from the coding sequence ATGCCCCTTGCCGCCGCCGACTGGCCCGTCGCCCAGTCTGTTGAACAGATCGCCGCCAACCTGGTCACGGTGCGACAACGCATCGCCGATGCCTGTGCCCGCGTCGGCCGGGATCCGGCCAGCGTGCGCCTGCTGCCAGTCAGCAAGACTGTCGATGACGCCCGCATCCGCATGGCGGTGGCCGCCGGTTGCCACGAACTGGGCGAGAACAAGGTGCAGGAGGCACAGCGCAAGGCCGAGACAATGGCCGACCTGGACGTTCACTGGTCGGTCATCGGCCATCTGCAAACCAACAAGGCGCGCTACGTGGCGCGCTTCGCCAGCGAATTCCAGGCGCTGGACAGCCTGCGCGTGGCTGAAGCGCTGCAGCAGCGCCTGCAGCTGGAAGACCGCACACTGGATGTATTCGTCCAGGTCAACACGTCTGCCGAACCCAGCAAGTACGGTCTGGAACCCGATGCCGTGGAGGCATTCGTGCAGCAGCTGCCAGCCTTCGACCGGCTACGCGTGCGTGGCCTGATGACCCTGGCCATCTTCACTCCCGAAGTCGAACGTGTGCGAGCGTGCTTCGTGCGCCTGCGTGAACTGCGCGACCAGCTGCAGCATACCGCCCCGCCCGGCATCGACCTGCCGCAGCTGTCGATGGGCATGTCCGGCGACTTCGAAGTGGCCATCGAGGAAGGCGCCACCGTGGTCCGTGTCGGCCAGGCCATCTTCGGCGCCCGCGCCACTCCGGACAGCATCTACTGGCCGAACAGCGGAGCCCCGGCATGA
- a CDS encoding glutamine amidotransferase — protein MKHAVVLQHVAFEDLGTLQPLLLAQGWQLQVLQAGVDALDPAEAADLLVVLGGPISVNDVDLYPFLNDSIALLQGRLQQQRPTLGICLGAQLMARALGASVVPSGGKEIGFAPLLLTDDGQRSPLQALQGIPVLHWHGEAFELPVDARRLASTPACRHQAFAIGHHALALQCHPELDARQFERWLIGHTLELAQAGIDPNDLRAQARRYGAPLAAAATAMFDHWLQDLQEIPR, from the coding sequence ATGAAGCACGCGGTTGTCCTGCAACACGTTGCCTTCGAGGACCTTGGCACCCTGCAACCGTTGCTGCTGGCCCAGGGCTGGCAGCTGCAGGTGCTGCAGGCGGGTGTAGATGCACTCGATCCGGCCGAAGCGGCTGACCTGCTGGTGGTGCTGGGTGGCCCGATCAGCGTCAACGATGTTGATCTTTACCCGTTCCTCAACGATAGCATCGCGCTGTTGCAAGGGCGTTTGCAGCAGCAGCGCCCCACCCTTGGCATCTGCCTTGGCGCGCAGCTGATGGCGCGTGCGCTGGGTGCCAGCGTTGTGCCCAGTGGCGGCAAGGAGATCGGTTTCGCGCCGCTTCTGCTTACCGATGATGGCCAGCGCTCACCGCTGCAGGCACTGCAGGGCATTCCGGTGCTGCACTGGCACGGCGAGGCGTTCGAACTACCAGTCGATGCACGTCGCCTGGCCAGCACGCCGGCCTGTCGCCACCAGGCCTTTGCCATTGGCCACCACGCACTGGCGCTGCAATGCCACCCGGAACTGGATGCACGCCAGTTCGAGCGCTGGCTGATCGGCCACACGCTGGAGCTGGCCCAGGCCGGTATCGACCCCAACGATCTACGCGCGCAGGCGCGCCGCTATGGCGCACCACTGGCCGCAGCCGCCACTGCGATGTTCGACCACTGGCTGCAGGACCTGCAGGAGATACCGCGATGA
- a CDS encoding RNA polymerase sigma factor → MSTPVEPTDVAQLCAAHYRPLHAHVRRKLPQRSDADDVVQETWLRVVKVAASGLLSNGRAYLYRVAHNLIADHYRQRQRRREEALEDAQLHAIADPAPLPEQRLLDAEQLRHLDAIIAALPPRSRQVFLLARVEQMALAEIGRQLGISRQTAHGHLLRALVALQQVPGA, encoded by the coding sequence GTGTCCACGCCTGTCGAACCGACGGATGTCGCGCAGCTGTGCGCGGCCCATTACCGGCCGCTGCACGCCCATGTCCGCCGTAAACTCCCGCAACGCAGCGATGCCGATGACGTCGTCCAGGAAACCTGGCTGCGCGTCGTCAAAGTTGCCGCCAGCGGTCTGCTGAGCAACGGCCGCGCGTACCTGTACCGCGTCGCCCACAACCTGATCGCCGATCACTACCGGCAACGCCAGCGCCGTCGCGAAGAGGCGCTGGAGGACGCGCAACTGCATGCCATCGCCGATCCCGCGCCCCTGCCCGAACAGCGCCTGCTTGATGCCGAACAGCTGCGCCACCTCGATGCCATCATCGCCGCGCTGCCGCCACGCTCGCGCCAGGTGTTCCTGCTGGCCCGTGTGGAGCAGATGGCATTGGCCGAGATCGGCCGGCAGCTCGGCATCAGCCGCCAGACCGCGCACGGCCATCTGCTGCGCGCCCTGGTCGCGTTGCAGCAGGTGCCGGGCGCATGA
- a CDS encoding FecR domain-containing protein: MSQETIAREAARWWLDAHDGDRDENAFEQWCRADPRHAAQYLHLQELWQAGAATPSLQRQQRRRQRRRLGEAGLAVLLLCALGLYSRHASPPAAQVLRTASGEIRDETLTDGSHVLLSPGSEVHVRIDAQRRQLQLERGQAWFQVSVDAARPFQVHTPHGTVTALGTAFDLAVQRDGSVVTVTDHRVSVVSGSSTVQASEGQQMRFDGKTRALPRAADAGALAWRERRLHWVSAPLTEVTQGLDRWHGGHTWIIGARLRQQPATLLGSADGAAGNRDQLAAQLHVRVLRLGNGVQVWLPPRAEHRDGP, encoded by the coding sequence ATGAGCCAGGAGACCATTGCACGCGAAGCTGCGCGCTGGTGGCTGGATGCGCACGATGGCGACCGTGATGAGAACGCGTTCGAGCAATGGTGCCGGGCAGATCCACGCCATGCGGCGCAGTACCTGCACCTGCAGGAGCTGTGGCAGGCCGGCGCGGCGACGCCCAGCCTGCAGCGGCAGCAGCGACGACGGCAGCGCCGCCGCCTGGGTGAAGCCGGCCTTGCGGTGCTGCTGCTGTGCGCGCTCGGCCTATACAGCCGGCATGCTTCGCCACCCGCCGCACAGGTACTGCGTACGGCGTCCGGCGAGATCCGCGACGAAACTCTGACGGACGGTTCACATGTGCTGCTCTCGCCGGGCAGCGAAGTGCACGTGCGCATCGACGCACAGCGTCGCCAGCTCCAGCTGGAGCGCGGCCAGGCCTGGTTCCAGGTCAGCGTCGACGCTGCGCGACCGTTCCAGGTGCATACCCCGCACGGTACCGTCACCGCGTTGGGTACCGCCTTCGATCTGGCGGTACAGCGTGATGGCAGCGTGGTCACAGTCACCGACCATCGCGTCAGCGTGGTGTCCGGCAGCAGCACCGTCCAAGCGTCCGAGGGGCAGCAGATGCGTTTCGACGGAAAGACGCGGGCCCTGCCGCGCGCCGCCGATGCAGGTGCACTGGCCTGGCGCGAGCGACGGCTGCACTGGGTATCGGCGCCGCTGACCGAGGTCACCCAGGGTCTCGACCGCTGGCACGGTGGGCACACCTGGATCATCGGGGCGCGACTGCGGCAACAGCCGGCCACTCTGTTGGGCAGCGCAGACGGCGCCGCCGGCAACCGCGACCAGCTGGCCGCGCAGCTGCACGTGCGCGTACTGCGCCTTGGCAACGGCGTACAGGTGTGGTTGCCGCCGCGTGCGGAGCATCGTGATGGACCCTGA
- a CDS encoding TonB-dependent receptor produces MLCPRPLVLALSLACAGTVPLLPSSAHAQAATRTYDLPAQPLAAALDAYSRLTGIDLIVGAALPTGHAAPALRGNFDDAQALSRLLAGSGLRPRFIDARRATLEPAPAERSDGSRRTVPLRVQGDSAHGHAPGTGASQYVPATRNGFAPTVGSERVAMAERQDGNSLLRSMPGTHSFHSRSQPGLQVNIRGMTGAGRVNTMIDGVTQTFRNNAGHGSGGPFAYVDPFLLAGVDVQRGAVAGGDGAGTLAGSANFRTLDIDDLLGEGRDWGLRAGYRHGNNGYGSGRTFAGAWRHSDDGGDRQFGLLAAASSSRSSEYATARGQKNDADPGSQQPSSWLLKARLQPSDQHRLDLSHMRYENDFYHNYPWQISARNQRASYHYTPYTPWIDLRATFASNKTRLFYPPVEDSSYIGRRTHSSLSSWTVDNTSRFDIGAVQARWNTGVKHQSDIYVADTPILRGANPQGRSQLDSVFSTLELRYDVYALTAGLRQDRYGIRGHVPICSDVPGQCADISGGGIDVRRTQRALSPSLTVSWQATDWLQLFAEVSRTSRPPRVQEMFFEKIPLEGMSDADGVGANPFLRRERSRNLQFGANLSTSSLLTDGDLAQLRVTRFDNRIRDYVKPQYLLIVHPLEVEPFVVPIDSDPQLTAWTDALDVDDFSTTTRWMNHPGVVRMRGLELEAHYASEHYHATLSWTRSRTSAPSIEFVNLEDITALPDRYWTLDVGGRWWQQRVQAGLRAEYSGPTEEGYDFFQTRKTGGTGVLLDFYASFKPQANTTLWLNIENLQNKAYDNNASIDSIFSPILDRGNGRGRTVSMGINVAF; encoded by the coding sequence ATGCTGTGCCCTCGCCCTCTTGTCCTTGCCCTGTCGCTGGCCTGCGCCGGCACCGTTCCGCTGCTGCCCTCCAGCGCCCACGCGCAGGCCGCCACGCGTACCTATGACCTGCCCGCCCAACCGTTGGCTGCCGCACTGGATGCCTACAGCCGCCTGACCGGCATCGACCTGATCGTTGGCGCGGCGCTTCCCACCGGCCATGCAGCGCCGGCGCTGCGCGGCAACTTCGACGATGCGCAGGCCCTGTCGCGCCTGCTGGCCGGCAGTGGCCTGCGCCCACGCTTCATCGATGCGCGCCGCGCCACTCTGGAACCGGCGCCGGCCGAGCGCAGCGACGGCAGCCGACGCACCGTGCCCCTCCGTGTGCAGGGCGATAGCGCGCACGGCCACGCACCCGGCACCGGTGCCAGCCAGTACGTGCCGGCCACCCGTAATGGCTTCGCACCCACGGTCGGCAGCGAACGCGTGGCAATGGCCGAACGCCAGGACGGCAACAGCCTCCTGCGCTCGATGCCCGGCACCCACAGCTTCCATTCGCGCAGCCAGCCGGGCCTGCAGGTCAACATCCGCGGCATGACCGGTGCCGGCCGGGTCAACACCATGATCGACGGTGTCACCCAGACCTTCCGCAACAATGCCGGGCATGGCTCGGGCGGTCCGTTCGCCTATGTTGACCCCTTCCTGCTGGCAGGCGTGGACGTGCAGCGCGGTGCGGTCGCTGGCGGTGACGGCGCCGGTACGCTGGCCGGCAGTGCCAACTTCCGCACCCTGGATATCGACGATCTGCTTGGCGAGGGCCGCGACTGGGGCCTTCGTGCAGGCTACCGCCACGGTAACAACGGCTACGGCAGTGGCCGTACCTTCGCCGGTGCCTGGCGCCACAGCGACGACGGCGGTGACCGCCAGTTCGGCCTGCTGGCCGCTGCCAGCAGCAGCCGCAGCAGCGAATACGCGACCGCGCGTGGGCAGAAGAACGATGCCGACCCGGGCAGCCAGCAGCCCAGCAGCTGGCTGCTGAAAGCGCGCCTGCAGCCCAGCGACCAGCATCGGCTCGACCTGAGCCACATGCGTTACGAAAACGACTTCTACCACAACTACCCGTGGCAGATTTCCGCGCGCAACCAGCGCGCCAGCTATCACTACACGCCCTACACGCCGTGGATCGACCTGCGTGCGACGTTCGCCAGCAACAAGACCCGGCTGTTCTATCCGCCGGTGGAAGATTCAAGCTACATCGGCCGCCGCACCCACAGCAGCCTGAGCAGCTGGACCGTCGACAACACCAGCCGCTTCGATATCGGCGCCGTGCAGGCGCGCTGGAACACCGGCGTCAAGCACCAGTCGGACATCTATGTGGCCGATACGCCCATCCTGCGCGGTGCCAACCCGCAGGGTCGCAGCCAGCTGGACAGTGTGTTCAGCACGTTGGAACTGCGGTACGACGTCTACGCGCTGACTGCCGGCCTGCGCCAGGATCGCTATGGCATCCGTGGCCACGTGCCGATCTGCTCGGATGTCCCGGGCCAGTGTGCCGATATCAGCGGCGGCGGCATCGATGTGCGCCGCACGCAGCGCGCACTCAGCCCCAGCCTGACGGTTTCGTGGCAGGCCACCGACTGGCTGCAGCTGTTCGCCGAAGTCTCCCGTACCTCCCGCCCGCCGCGTGTGCAGGAGATGTTCTTCGAGAAGATCCCGCTGGAAGGCATGAGCGATGCCGATGGCGTCGGCGCCAACCCGTTCCTGCGTCGCGAACGCTCGCGCAACCTCCAGTTCGGCGCCAACCTCAGCACCTCCTCGCTGCTGACCGACGGTGATCTGGCGCAGCTGCGCGTCACCCGCTTCGACAACCGCATCCGCGACTACGTCAAGCCGCAGTACCTGCTGATCGTGCACCCGCTGGAAGTGGAACCATTCGTGGTACCGATCGACAGCGATCCGCAGCTCACTGCCTGGACCGATGCGCTGGACGTGGACGACTTCAGCACCACCACGCGCTGGATGAACCACCCGGGCGTGGTTCGCATGCGCGGTCTCGAGCTGGAAGCGCACTACGCCAGCGAGCACTACCACGCCACGCTGAGCTGGACCCGCTCACGTACCAGCGCGCCGTCCATCGAGTTCGTCAACCTGGAAGACATCACCGCCCTGCCCGACCGCTACTGGACGCTGGATGTGGGTGGCCGCTGGTGGCAGCAGCGTGTGCAGGCCGGCCTGCGCGCCGAGTACTCGGGCCCGACCGAGGAGGGCTACGACTTCTTCCAGACCCGCAAGACCGGCGGCACCGGTGTGCTGCTGGATTTCTACGCGAGCTTCAAGCCCCAGGCCAACACCACGCTGTGGCTGAACATCGAAAACCTGCAGAACAAGGCCTATGACAACAATGCCTCGATCGACAGCATCTTCAGCCCGATCCTGGACCGCGGCAACGGCCGCGGCCGTACCGTCTCGATGGGAATCAATGTGGCGTTCTAG
- a CDS encoding ChaN family lipoprotein, which yields MWRSSRRWLPLCLLALASMVGAQPMPGSVIDLANGQRMDEAAFVQRAASAQRLLLGERHDLAGDHAAQRWLLHALLRERPQGALVMEMIASARQPRLQGVQRWLAKGNHAEGARLQELLDWDARWPWAAYGGLVREAADAGTPLFGGNLARAEVNALLASTEGVRFPVAAARQRLSAVVLAQHADAAPMLEGMLAVQQARDTRMAQVLLDAPAPALLVAGRWHVLRGTGVPGYLSPDTPALVIALASPGETVDAADADLLWVLDDE from the coding sequence ATGTGGCGTTCTAGCCGTCGCTGGCTGCCACTGTGCCTGCTGGCGCTGGCGAGCATGGTTGGCGCGCAGCCGATGCCGGGCTCGGTGATCGATCTGGCCAATGGCCAGCGCATGGACGAGGCCGCATTCGTGCAGCGTGCGGCCAGTGCGCAGCGGCTGCTGCTGGGTGAACGCCATGACCTCGCCGGAGACCATGCCGCCCAGCGCTGGCTGCTGCACGCTCTGCTGCGGGAACGCCCGCAGGGCGCCCTGGTGATGGAAATGATCGCCAGCGCGCGCCAGCCACGCCTGCAAGGGGTGCAGCGCTGGCTGGCCAAGGGCAACCATGCCGAGGGTGCACGCCTGCAGGAACTGCTGGACTGGGATGCGCGCTGGCCGTGGGCAGCGTATGGCGGGCTGGTACGGGAGGCTGCCGATGCAGGCACGCCGTTGTTCGGTGGCAACCTGGCGCGTGCCGAGGTCAATGCGCTGCTGGCCTCGACCGAGGGCGTGCGATTCCCAGTGGCCGCTGCCCGCCAGCGCCTGTCGGCGGTGGTGCTGGCCCAGCACGCAGACGCGGCACCGATGCTGGAAGGGATGCTGGCCGTACAACAGGCCCGCGACACGCGCATGGCCCAGGTGCTGCTCGATGCGCCCGCACCGGCGCTGCTGGTAGCAGGTCGCTGGCATGTACTGCGCGGTACCGGGGTACCGGGCTACCTGTCACCGGACACGCCTGCGCTGGTGATCGCATTGGCTTCACCGGGTGAAACCGTCGATGCAGCTGATGCCGATCTGCTGTGGGTGCTGGACGATGAGTGA